In one Juglans regia cultivar Chandler chromosome 11, Walnut 2.0, whole genome shotgun sequence genomic region, the following are encoded:
- the LOC108980768 gene encoding phospholipase D delta-like, whose product MAERRSDQELMTWLHGDLDLTIIEARRLPNMDVVVQHLRRCLTVCDTIKMPEKTTKNPDDRGGDRGGDGHQIHHHRKIITSDPYVKVTVPQVTLARTRVLKNSQDPQWNERFHIPLAHQVVNLEFQVKDDDIFGAEIIGTVNIPAQKIQSGELISGWFPILNAYGKPPKPETALNLELKFTPSEKNPLYQHGIAGDPEHKGVRHTYFPLRKGCHVTLYQDAHMPLNLLPEIELEEAKPFKQETCWEDICHAITEAHHLIYVVGWSIYHKVKLIREPTRSLPRGGDLTLGELLKYKSEEGVRVLLLVWDDKTSHDKLFIRTPGVMATHDEETKKFFKHSSVSCVLSPRYASSKTGIIKQKVVGTLFTHHQKCVLVDTQASGNNRKITAFLGGIDLCDGRYDTPEHRLFRNLDTIFRDDFHNPTFAPGTKAPRQPWHDLHSRVDGPAAYDVLINFEQRWRKATRWKEFGLLKKVATHWSDDALIKIERISWIQSPDVSAVKNGTASVPKDDPSLWISSEHDPERWHVQILRSIDSGSVKGFPKTNDAVKARDGNLICSKNLVIDKSIQTGYIQAIRSAKHFIYIENQYFLGSSYAWPAYENAGVDNLIPMELALKIASKIRANERFAVYIVIPMWPEGDPKSLTVQEILFWQSQTMQMMYYIVAKELKATGSVDLHPQDFLNFYCLGNRENIPEESSSDNGVKVSDAQKSKRFMIYVHAKGMIVDDEYVIVGSANINQRSMAGTKDTELAMAAYQPHHTWAGRKKQPRGQVYGYRMSLWSEHLAVKHTCFEEPESLECVKTVNEIAGENWVRYSTAEFTPLQGHLLQYPMHVDADGTVGPLPGHENFPDVGGQVLGSHSARVPDTLTT is encoded by the exons ATGGCGGAGCGCCGTTCAGACCAGGAGTTGATGACGTGGCTCCACGGTGACCTCGACCTGACAATCATCGAGGCCCGGCGCTTGCCGAACATGGACGTCGTGGTACAGCATCTCCGCCGCTGCTTAACCGTCTGTGACACTATTAAAATGCCTGAAAAGACCACCAAAAATCCCGATGACCGTGGTGGTGACCGTGGTGGTGACGGCCACCAGATCCACCACCACCGCAAGATCATTACCAGCGACCCTTACGTCAAGGTGACGGTTCCACAAGTCACCTTGGCCCGCACGCGTGTCCTCAAGAACTCCCAGGATCCCCAGTGGAACGAGCGTTTCCACATTCCACTGGCGCACCAAGTAGTCAACCTGGAGTTCCAGGTCAAGGATGACGATATCTTCGGCGCGGAGATCATCGGCACCGTCAATATCCCGGCTCAGAAGATCCAGTCCGGCGAGCTCATCTCCGGCTGGTTCCCAATATTGAATGCCTACGGGAAGCCGCCGAAGCCGGAGACTGCTCTCAACCTCGAGTTGAAGTTCACCCCGTCCGAGAAAAACCCGTTGTACCAACATGGCATCGCGGGCGATCCCGAACACAAGGGCGTGAGGCACACATACTTCCCGCTGAGGAAAGGATGCCACGTGACGTTGTACCAAGACGCGCACATGCCGTTAAACTTGTTGCCGGAGATAGAATTGGAGGAAGCGAAGCCTTTCAAGCAAGAGACATGCTGGGAGGATATATGCCATGCTATCACTGAGGCTCACCATTTGATTTACGTCGTTGGCTGGTCCATTTACCACAAGGTGAAGCTGATTCGGGAGCCGACCCGCTCGTTGCCCCGCGGTGGGGATTTAACACTCGGTGAGCTGCTCAAGTACAAGTCCGAAGAGGGCGTGCGGGTTTTGTTGTTGGTTTGGGACGATAAGACCTCCCACGACAAGCTCTTTATCCGAACG CCAGGAGTGATGGCGACGCATGATGAAGAGACCAAGAAATTCTTCAAGCATTCATCGGTCTCGTGTGTGCTGTCACCTCGCTACGCCAGCAGTAAGACGGGCATTATCAAGCAGAAG GTTGTCGGAACCCTTTTTACACACCATCAGAAATGCGTCCTTGTTGACACACAAGCAAGCGGTAATAATCGTAAGATAACTGCATTTTTGGGAGGGATAGATCTTTGTGATGGTCGCTATGATACACCTGAGCACCGACTATTTCGTAATCTTGACACTATATTTCGTGATGACTTCCACAATCCTACATTTGCT CCTGGAACTAAGGCTCCTAGGCAACCATGGCATGACCTGCACAGCAGAGTTGACGGGCCTGCTGCATACGATGTTCTTATAAACTTTGAGCAGCGTTGGAGGAAAGCAACGAGATGGAAAGAGTTTGGACTACTAAAAAAGGTTGCCACCCATTGGAGTGATGATGCCTTAATAAAAATTGAACGCATCTCTTGGATACAAAGTCCTGATGTATCTGCTGTAAAGAATGGTACTGCATCTGTTCCGAAAGATGATCCTAGCTTGTGGATTTCCAGTGAACATGATCCTGAACGCTGGCATGTTCAG ATTCTTCGGTCCATTGATTCTGGATCAGTGAAAGGATTTCCCAAAACCAATGATGCTGTCAAGGCACGGGATGGT AACCTTATTTGCTCCAAAAATTTGGTTATAGATAAAAGCATTCAAACAGGATACATCCAGGCAATCAGATCTGCTaaacatttcatatatattgaaaatcaGTATTTTCTTGGATCATCGTATGCATGGCCAGCATATGAAAATGCAG GAGTTGATAATCTAATCCCAATGGAGTTGGCATTAAAGATTGCAAGTAAAATTAGAGCAAATGAGAGATTCGCAGTGTATATTGTCATACCAATGTGGCCTGAGGGTGATCCAAAATCTTTAACTGTGCAAGAAATTCTCTTTTGgcag AGCCAAACAATGCAAATGATGTACTATATAGTTGCAAAGGAACTGAAAGCCACAGGGAGTGTGGACTTGCATCCTCAAGATTTTCTCAATTTCTATTGCCTTGGTAATCGGGAAAACATTCCCGAGGAAAGTTCGAGTGATAATGGTGTCAAG GTCTCGGATGCACAAAAGTCCAAGCGGTTTATGATTTATGTACATGCCAAGGGAATGATTGTTGATGATGAATACGTAATAGTGGGATCTGCCAATATTAACCAGAGATCCATGGCTGGTACAAAGGACACAGAGTTAGCTATGGCTGCATATCAACCCCATCACACTTGGGCTGGAAGGAAGAAGCAGCCACGCGGTCAG GTCTATGGATACAGAATGTCACTGTGGTCTGAGCATCTTGCCGTGAAGCATACATGCTTCGAGGAGCCAGAGAGTTTGGAATGTGTGAAGACAGTGAATGAGATTGCTGGAGAGAACTGGGTCAGATATTCAACTGCAGAATTCACACCATTGCAGGGCCACCTTCTCCAGTATCCTATGCATGTAGATGCTGATGGGACGGTTGGCCCCCTGCCCGGACATGAGAATTTCCCTGATGTAGGTGGACAAGTACTTGGATCTCATTCCGCTCGCGTTCCTGACACCCTAACAACATAA
- the LOC118349888 gene encoding uncharacterized protein At1g76070-like, with product MKKPSKLRSILFKFLVVPHAASAINFQFQTPSLSPAKISAGAGRSGSSGSTSPFVSIIPPEVRRKKKNGSFDAREPTSPKVSCMGHVKKTTSSNPKRRVSSLPPQPQALTMRNVSCTPNKEGKIKKMIKQQEVVKIDCFVGRKRGGKPDGTSCPEKPRVPEQVVQAPRPSLGQIKRFSSARRALSSFDWRNIQGAAVVPADCKEDQRRRRVCQEIVGK from the coding sequence ATGAAGAAACCATCAAAACTGAGAAGCATTTTATTTAAGTTTCTAGTAGTACCGCATGCAGCATCTGCTATAAATTTCCAGTTCCAGACCCCATCTCTTAGCCCTGCAAAAATATCTGCTGGTGCAGGCAGATCAGGATCCTCCGGTAGTACTAGTCCTTTCGTTTCCATAATCCCTCCAGAGgttagaagaaagaagaagaatggaagCTTTGACGCACGAGAGCCCACCTCCCCAAAAGTCTCGTGCATGGGCCATGTCAAGAAGACGACGTCCAGCAATCCTAAGCGCCGGGTTTCATCACTTCCGCCACAACCACAAGCATTAACCATGCGCAACGTTTCTTGTACTCCGAACAAAGAGGGTAAGATAAAAAAGATGATCAAGCAGCAAGAAGTTGTTAAGATTGATTGTTTCGTGGGACGAAAGCGAGGTGGGAAGCCCGATGGCACCAGCTGCCCCGAAAAGCCAAGGGTTCCAGAACAGGTAGTACAGGCGCCACGGCCTTCTTTGGGTCAGATAAAGCGGTTTTCAAGCGCTCGCCGTGCCCTTTCCAGCTTTGATTGGAGAAATATTCAGGGTGCAGCGGTGGTTCCAGCCGATTGCAAAGAAGATCAAAGGAGACGAAGAGTCTGCCAAGAAATTGTAGGAAAATAA